GCGGGGGCGGCAACCGCAGGATCGTGGGGGAGGGTCAGCCGAGCAGGGGGCGGAAGGTGCCGAGCAGCACGCTCACCGTCAGGGCCGCGCCGGCCAGCGCGACCGCTCCGGCGATGAGCAGTCCGTCGGCGGGGCCGAAGGGCTGACGGCGGGCCACGGTGCGGGGCGTTCCGGCGTCGAAACCGCGGGCGTCCATCGCCACGGCCAGCCGGGTGCCCCGGCGGATCGCCCCGACCAGCAGCGCGAACGCGGTCGAAGCGAACAGCCGCAGCTTCGCCGCCGGGTTACGTCCGGCATCGACGCCCCGTGCCCGACGGGCCATGCTGATCATCTGCCACTCCTGACCGAGCAGCGGTACCAGCCGGAACGCGGCCAGTGCCCCGATGGCGAACCGGGCCGGCGCCTTCGCGTTCTGGATCAGCGCGTCGGCCAGGTCGGTGGGGTCGGTGGTGGCGAACACTATGACGCCGGGCAGGGCGACCGCGAGCACCCGCAGGATCAGGCCGAGCGCGGTGAGCAGCACTCCGGTGGTCACCAGCACCGGCCCCGCGTCCAGCAGGACCCGGCCGGACCGGTCGGAGGCGAAGAGCACCAGGGTGACCAGGATGCCGACGGCGCTGACCAGCAGCGGCCACGCCCGCCGGGCCAGCACGCCGTAACGGATGCCGAACAGCGGCAGCACGGCGAGTTCGACGGCGATGGCGATCGCCGGGGCCACCGGGTCCAAAGTGGCCAGCAGGGTGAACGAGAACACCAGCGCGGCCGCCACCTTCGCCACCGGGTTACGGCGGGCCAGCGGCGCACCGGGCACGGCGACCGGCTCGATGCTGATCATCGAGCGGCCGGTCACGATCGCTCCAGGGTGACGGTTCGGTCGGCGAGCGCGGCGACGAAGTCCGGGTCGTGGGTCACGGTGACCACGCCGTGCCCGGCGTCGCGGAGGTCGGCGAAGAGGTCGACCAGCTCCCGCCAGGTCCGCCGGTCCTGACCGAATGTGGGTTCGTCGCAGATCAGCAGGCGGGGGGCGGTGGCCAGGGCGGTCGCCACGCTCAGCCGCCGGGCCTCTCCACCGGAGAGGGTGTACGGGTTGGCTGCGGCGAGCCGGGTCAGCCGCAGCCGGTCCAGCAGCCCCGCCACGGTCTCCGTGACGGCCGCCTCGGGCTGGCCGGTCCGACGCGGGCCGAGCGCCAGCTCGTCGAAGACGGTGCTGGTGACGAACTGGTGCTCCGGATCCTGGAAGACCGACCCGATCCGCCGGGCCAACGCGGGCGCCCGCCACCGGTGCGGCGCGGTGCGGTGGTCCGGCCCGGCCAGCTCGGCGGACGCGGTGACCCGGCCGGCGCCCGGCCGGAGCAGCCCACCGAGCAGCAGCGCGAGAGTCGACTTGCCGGCCCCGTTCGGCCCGCGCACGGCGAGCGCCTCCCCGGCGCGTACCACCAGGTCGGTGGGGGCCAGCCGGGGCGGCAGGCCGAGCCGGTCGGCGGTGAGCAGCAGCTCGCCGGGGGCTGCGGGCCCCCGCCGGGTGGCGACGGGATGACCCGGCACCCAGACGCCCTCCGCGGCGAGGGCGGCGCCGTGCGCCGCGAAGACCGCCTCCGGCGGGCCGTCCGCGCGGACCCCGCCGCCGGGCTCCAGGACGACCACCCGGTCGACCAGCGGGAGCGCCTCGGCGACCCGGTGCTCGACCAGGATCAGCGTGGTGTCGGCGTCCAGCGCGCCGGCCACCGCCCGCCGGACGAGGTCGGCCCCGGCCGGGTCGAGGTTGGCTGTCGGCTCGTCGAGCAGCAGCAGGCCGGGGCGCAGGGCCAGCGCACCGGCGAGGGCGAGGCGTTGCTGCTCGCCGCCGGAGAGCGCGGCGGTGGGCCGGTCCCGGTCGTACGGGAAGCCGACCCGGCGCAGCGCCTCGTCCACCCGGGGCCAGATCTCGCCCGCCGGCACCCCCCGGTTCTCCAGCCCGAAGGCGACGTCGTCGCCACTGCGGGCCATCACCAGCTGGGTCTCCGGGTCCTGAAAGACGATGCCGACCCGTTCCCGGCCCTTGCGCGGGTCGAGCCCGTCGATCTCGACGGTGCCCTCCTGCTCGCCGGAGTCCTCGGGCAGCAGCCCGGCCAGCGCGCTGAGCAGCGTGCTCTTGCCG
Above is a window of Micromonospora coriariae DNA encoding:
- a CDS encoding energy-coupling factor transporter transmembrane component T family protein, which codes for MISIEPVAVPGAPLARRNPVAKVAAALVFSFTLLATLDPVAPAIAIAVELAVLPLFGIRYGVLARRAWPLLVSAVGILVTLVLFASDRSGRVLLDAGPVLVTTGVLLTALGLILRVLAVALPGVIVFATTDPTDLADALIQNAKAPARFAIGALAAFRLVPLLGQEWQMISMARRARGVDAGRNPAAKLRLFASTAFALLVGAIRRGTRLAVAMDARGFDAGTPRTVARRQPFGPADGLLIAGAVALAGAALTVSVLLGTFRPLLG
- a CDS encoding ABC transporter ATP-binding protein gives rise to the protein MSGVQLRGFGWRHAGRRAWAVRGVDLRVEAGERVLLLGPSGAGKSTLLSALAGLLPEDSGEQEGTVEIDGLDPRKGRERVGIVFQDPETQLVMARSGDDVAFGLENRGVPAGEIWPRVDEALRRVGFPYDRDRPTAALSGGEQQRLALAGALALRPGLLLLDEPTANLDPAGADLVRRAVAGALDADTTLILVEHRVAEALPLVDRVVVLEPGGGVRADGPPEAVFAAHGAALAAEGVWVPGHPVATRRGPAAPGELLLTADRLGLPPRLAPTDLVVRAGEALAVRGPNGAGKSTLALLLGGLLRPGAGRVTASAELAGPDHRTAPHRWRAPALARRIGSVFQDPEHQFVTSTVFDELALGPRRTGQPEAAVTETVAGLLDRLRLTRLAAANPYTLSGGEARRLSVATALATAPRLLICDEPTFGQDRRTWRELVDLFADLRDAGHGVVTVTHDPDFVAALADRTVTLERS